The Pseudosulfitobacter pseudonitzschiae genome includes a region encoding these proteins:
- a CDS encoding thiamine pyrophosphate-dependent dehydrogenase E1 component subunit alpha, translating to MTGVKLSFPHPPARPDQVPDFSDIVIPAAGELPVPPLDLTAEQSRAMAVGLIRVLDDDGNAVGPWADYLGDLSADDLRRGLRDMLRMRAIDRRMMNAQRQGKTSFYLLCSGEEAIGCGFQRQLEKGDMNFPTYRQQTLLIGADYPLEMLIGQLYSNDLDPLKGRQLPIMHSARDYGYFSISGNLGTQYVQAVGWAMACALRGNGQIAAGWIGDGATASNDFHSALLSASTYQPPVVLNVVNNQWAISTYTGVARGKGETYAARALGYGVPALRVDGNDYLAVIAVSRWAIERARKGFGPALIEWFTYRVAAHSSSDDPSAYRAKDEGASWPLGDPVVRLKDHLVARGEWSEERHVQAEAEMLAEVTAVQKQVEAHGTFVDPQPISPAEIFRGVYAELPEHLRRQRQEMGH from the coding sequence CAATCGCGCGCTATGGCCGTTGGTTTGATCCGGGTGCTGGATGACGATGGCAACGCGGTGGGCCCTTGGGCCGATTATCTGGGCGATCTCAGCGCCGATGATCTGCGTCGGGGCCTGCGCGATATGCTCAGGATGCGTGCGATTGACCGGCGGATGATGAATGCACAACGGCAGGGCAAGACATCGTTCTATCTGCTCTGCTCGGGCGAAGAGGCGATCGGCTGCGGCTTTCAGCGCCAACTGGAAAAGGGCGACATGAACTTTCCGACCTACCGGCAGCAAACCCTGTTGATCGGGGCGGACTATCCGCTTGAGATGTTGATTGGCCAGCTTTACTCGAATGATCTTGACCCGTTGAAGGGGCGTCAATTGCCGATCATGCATTCCGCGCGCGACTACGGGTATTTTTCGATTTCGGGCAACCTTGGCACGCAATATGTACAAGCGGTGGGCTGGGCCATGGCTTGCGCTTTGCGTGGAAACGGCCAGATTGCGGCAGGCTGGATCGGCGATGGTGCCACCGCTTCGAACGATTTCCATTCTGCGCTGCTGTCGGCCTCAACCTATCAGCCCCCGGTGGTTCTGAACGTGGTCAACAACCAGTGGGCCATTTCCACCTATACCGGAGTGGCGCGGGGCAAGGGCGAAACCTATGCCGCCCGCGCGCTGGGCTACGGTGTGCCAGCGCTACGGGTGGATGGCAACGACTACCTCGCCGTCATCGCAGTCAGCCGCTGGGCAATCGAGCGGGCGCGCAAGGGCTTTGGCCCTGCGTTGATCGAGTGGTTCACCTACCGTGTCGCCGCGCATTCCTCCTCTGACGATCCAAGTGCCTATCGTGCCAAGGACGAGGGCGCATCGTGGCCTTTGGGCGATCCGGTTGTGCGGCTTAAAGACCATCTTGTTGCACGCGGTGAATGGTCCGAGGAACGTCATGTGCAAGCCGAAGCCGAGATGTTGGCCGAGGTGACAGCCGTTCAAAAGCAGGTCGAGGCTCACGGAACTTTTGTCGATCCGCAGCCCATTTCCCCTGCCGAGATTTTTCGCGGTGTTTATGCCGAACTGCCCGAACATCTGCGGCGGCAGCGGCAGGAAATGGGGCATTGA
- a CDS encoding alpha-ketoacid dehydrogenase subunit beta, translated as MARMSMIEALRSAMDVKLADDPAVIVFGEDVGYFGGVFRCTAGLQAKYGEERVFDTPINESAIVGIAIGMAAQGMRPCVEMQFADYVFPAYDQITQEAARLRHRSNEQFTCPMVVRMPTGGGIFGGQTHSQSPEALFTHVSGLKVVIPSTPYDAKGLLIAAIEDPDPVIFLEPKRIYNGPFYGDHSGKSVPWSQHAAGEVPEDHYVVPLGKADVRRAGSDLTILTYGTMVYVAEAAVKAAGVDAEIIDLRTLLPLDLETVRASVEKTGRCIVVHEATRTSGFGAELIAEVEEVCFWHLKAPILRVTGWDVPYPHAQEWDYFPGPERIERVIHKVMED; from the coding sequence ATGGCACGCATGAGCATGATCGAAGCGTTGCGTAGCGCGATGGATGTCAAGCTGGCCGATGACCCCGCTGTCATCGTCTTTGGCGAGGATGTGGGCTATTTCGGCGGTGTGTTCCGTTGCACGGCAGGGTTACAGGCCAAATACGGCGAAGAACGGGTTTTCGACACGCCGATCAACGAAAGCGCCATTGTCGGCATTGCGATTGGCATGGCGGCGCAGGGAATGCGCCCCTGCGTCGAAATGCAATTCGCCGACTACGTTTTCCCCGCATATGACCAGATCACACAAGAGGCGGCGCGACTGCGGCACCGGTCGAATGAGCAGTTCACCTGCCCGATGGTGGTGCGTATGCCCACCGGCGGCGGCATCTTTGGCGGCCAGACCCACAGCCAAAGCCCCGAGGCGCTGTTCACCCATGTTTCAGGCCTCAAGGTGGTGATCCCTTCGACGCCCTATGACGCCAAGGGGCTGCTGATCGCGGCAATCGAAGACCCCGATCCGGTGATTTTTCTTGAACCCAAACGGATTTACAACGGCCCGTTCTATGGTGACCATTCCGGCAAATCCGTGCCGTGGTCTCAGCATGCGGCGGGCGAGGTGCCCGAGGATCACTACGTTGTGCCACTCGGCAAGGCCGACGTGCGCCGCGCGGGCAGTGACCTGACCATCCTGACCTATGGCACAATGGTCTATGTGGCCGAAGCCGCCGTCAAAGCGGCGGGTGTGGATGCCGAAATTATCGACCTGCGCACATTGTTGCCCCTGGATTTGGAGACAGTCCGCGCTTCTGTCGAAAAGACCGGTCGCTGCATTGTCGTCCACGAGGCGACCCGCACCAGTGGCTTTGGTGCTGAACTGATCGCAGAGGTCGAAGAGGTTTGTTTTTGGCACCTCAAGGCTCCGATCCTGCGGGTCACAGGCTGGGACGTGCCATATCCCCACGCGCAGGAATGGGATTATTTCCCCGGCCCCGAACGGATTGAACGGGTCATTCACAAAGTCATGGAGGACTGA
- a CDS encoding dihydrolipoamide acetyltransferase family protein, whose protein sequence is MGISSIKIPDVGEGVAEVELVEWHVKVGDIVKEDDILAAVMTDKATVEIPCLFDGKILSLGGALGDTLVVGAELLTIEHDGASSGAVEAQVNVVASDAPEEPDEPEAAEEKPASDNAPKPVIQPAPAAKAPEGGNARAPRPEGQPPLAAPSVRARAREAGIDLRQVAGSGPAGRILNNDLDAVFEAGSGPQTSTSRRREGSEEIRIIGLRRKIADRMALANARIPHITVIEEIDVTAVEDLRAVMNAGRGDKSKLTVLPFVSAALCRAIADHPEMNAHFDDEAGIVTRHAPVHIGIATMTDGGLVVPVLRHAESHAPFAAASEIARLAEAARTGKATRDELAGSTITITSLGPLGAVATTPIINHPEVAILGVNKMAMRPMWDGSQFVPRKMMNVSASFDHRVIDGWDAATFVALIKRLLENPAMMFMEDEA, encoded by the coding sequence ATGGGTATCAGCAGCATCAAGATTCCCGACGTTGGTGAAGGCGTCGCCGAGGTCGAATTGGTCGAATGGCATGTCAAAGTGGGCGATATCGTCAAGGAGGACGATATTCTGGCTGCGGTGATGACGGATAAGGCGACGGTGGAAATTCCATGCCTGTTTGACGGCAAGATTCTTTCCCTTGGCGGGGCGCTGGGCGATACTTTGGTGGTGGGTGCCGAGCTTTTGACGATTGAACACGATGGTGCCAGCTCTGGTGCTGTCGAGGCGCAGGTTAACGTTGTTGCCTCTGACGCGCCTGAAGAACCCGACGAGCCGGAGGCGGCGGAAGAAAAACCAGCATCTGACAACGCACCAAAACCCGTAATTCAACCGGCGCCCGCAGCAAAAGCGCCCGAAGGTGGTAATGCCCGGGCGCCCCGCCCCGAGGGGCAGCCGCCACTGGCAGCCCCCTCGGTACGCGCGCGTGCGCGCGAAGCCGGGATCGACTTGCGGCAGGTGGCGGGCAGTGGCCCAGCGGGGCGGATCCTGAACAATGATCTCGATGCTGTTTTCGAGGCGGGCAGCGGCCCCCAAACGTCAACATCGCGTCGCCGCGAGGGCAGCGAAGAAATTCGCATCATCGGCTTGCGCCGCAAGATTGCCGACCGCATGGCGCTGGCCAACGCCCGCATTCCACATATCACTGTGATTGAAGAAATTGACGTTACCGCAGTTGAAGACCTGCGTGCAGTGATGAACGCAGGCAGGGGAGACAAGTCCAAACTGACAGTGTTGCCGTTCGTCAGTGCGGCACTGTGTCGTGCCATTGCCGATCACCCTGAAATGAACGCTCATTTTGATGACGAGGCGGGCATCGTCACCCGCCACGCACCCGTCCATATCGGTATCGCCACGATGACCGATGGCGGTTTGGTTGTGCCCGTCTTGCGTCATGCCGAAAGTCATGCGCCCTTTGCTGCTGCCAGCGAAATCGCCCGTCTGGCCGAGGCCGCCCGCACAGGCAAGGCCACACGCGACGAGTTGGCCGGTTCGACGATTACCATCACATCGCTTGGGCCATTGGGTGCGGTGGCGACCACCCCGATCATCAACCACCCCGAGGTGGCAATTCTTGGGGTCAACAAGATGGCGATGCGCCCGATGTGGGATGGCAGCCAGTTTGTGCCGCGCAAGATGATGAATGTCTCGGCCAGCTTCGACCATCGGGTGATTGATGGTTGGGACGCTGCAACTTTCGTGGCGCTGATCAAGCGGTTGCTGGAAAATCCAGCGATGATGTTCATGGAGGACGAAGCATGA
- the lpdA gene encoding dihydrolipoyl dehydrogenase, translating into MKRETCKLLILGAGPGGYVCANRAGQLGIDTILVEAQALGGTCLNVGCIPSKALIHAADEFHLVRHLAEGNPLGITAAAPAIDLTQTVAWKDGIVKRLTGGVAGMMKKAKVRVITGQGQIIDGKTVEVETQEGPLRISTESLVIATGSRPQDIGALPFGGDILSSTDVLNMQSVPKRLAVVGGGYIGLEIGTAMAKLGAQVTVIEAAAQILPQYDADLTKPVMARLKTLGVTVLTGAKAAGFGNGSLEIQTKEGPQTIDADKVLVTVGRVPVTDGFGLEGLGLTMQGRFIDIDDRCRSSMHGVFAIGDVTGDPMLAHRAMAQGTLVAEVIAGNAARWDKRAIPAVCFTDPEIVTVGLLPADAPDAGVALFPLAGNGRSLTLERRDGFMRIVYDKGTGLVLGIQAIGAGLSEMAGEFALALEMAATLTDIAETIHAHPTLGEAVQEAAIEGLLAQQ; encoded by the coding sequence ATGAAACGCGAAACCTGCAAGCTTCTGATTCTGGGTGCCGGTCCGGGCGGCTATGTCTGTGCCAACCGCGCCGGACAGCTTGGAATCGACACCATTCTGGTCGAGGCACAGGCTCTTGGCGGTACGTGCTTGAACGTTGGCTGCATTCCGTCCAAGGCGCTGATCCATGCTGCCGACGAATTCCATCTGGTCCGCCATCTGGCAGAGGGTAATCCGCTTGGTATCACTGCCGCCGCACCCGCCATTGATCTGACCCAGACGGTCGCGTGGAAGGATGGCATCGTCAAGCGGCTGACCGGCGGGGTTGCGGGCATGATGAAAAAAGCCAAGGTGCGAGTGATTACCGGTCAGGGCCAAATCATCGACGGCAAAACCGTCGAGGTGGAAACGCAAGAAGGCCCGCTGCGCATCTCGACCGAAAGCCTTGTCATCGCGACGGGCTCGCGACCTCAGGACATCGGGGCGCTGCCGTTTGGCGGCGACATCCTGTCCTCGACCGATGTGCTGAACATGCAATCCGTGCCAAAGCGGCTGGCAGTTGTGGGGGGCGGCTATATCGGGCTGGAAATCGGCACTGCTATGGCAAAGCTTGGTGCGCAAGTCACCGTGATCGAAGCCGCAGCCCAGATTCTGCCCCAATATGACGCTGATCTGACCAAGCCGGTCATGGCCCGCCTCAAGACGCTGGGTGTGACTGTGCTGACAGGGGCAAAGGCGGCTGGCTTTGGCAATGGGTCGCTGGAAATCCAGACCAAAGAGGGGCCGCAAACAATTGATGCCGACAAGGTGCTTGTCACCGTTGGCCGTGTACCTGTGACCGACGGCTTTGGGCTTGAGGGGCTGGGCCTGACCATGCAGGGCCGTTTTATCGACATCGACGACCGCTGCCGCAGTTCGATGCACGGTGTTTTCGCGATTGGCGATGTGACGGGCGACCCGATGCTGGCTCACCGCGCCATGGCGCAAGGTACGCTGGTGGCAGAGGTGATCGCGGGCAACGCCGCGCGCTGGGACAAACGTGCCATTCCGGCCGTTTGCTTTACCGACCCCGAGATCGTCACCGTTGGCCTGTTGCCTGCGGACGCGCCTGATGCGGGGGTGGCACTGTTTCCCTTGGCGGGCAACGGGCGCTCCCTGACTCTCGAACGCCGCGACGGGTTTATGCGCATTGTGTATGACAAGGGGACCGGTCTGGTGCTTGGTATTCAGGCCATTGGCGCAGGCCTGTCGGAAATGGCGGGAGAGTTCGCTTTAGCGCTAGAAATGGCCGCCACGTTGACTGACATCGCAGAAACAATTCACGCCCACCCGACATTGGGAGAGGCCGTTCAAGAGGCCGCAATCGAGGGTCTCCTAGCCCAGCAATAG
- a CDS encoding TetR/AcrR family transcriptional regulator: protein MSTNLRERRRRQTARDIQMAAVNVSLRCGYDHTTTEAIAAEAGISTRTFFNYYNNKQAAILGEAVQLDAARAGWFIESDDKIIDDLAKLLGQGLKEDPLDRAVLRKIIAVIDANPTLQDLFRTRVDETSVSVSGLLEARLGSDLALESRLLAELSTHALTEAVKMWVVDDTMTIDNITVLIAAKLRSVGTLLCQSGAQPE, encoded by the coding sequence ATGAGCACAAATCTTCGTGAAAGACGCCGTCGGCAGACCGCGCGCGACATTCAGATGGCGGCGGTGAACGTCAGTCTGCGCTGTGGCTATGACCACACCACCACCGAGGCGATTGCGGCGGAAGCTGGCATAAGCACGCGAACTTTTTTCAATTATTACAACAACAAACAGGCCGCTATCCTTGGCGAGGCGGTCCAGCTTGACGCCGCGCGGGCCGGTTGGTTCATCGAATCAGATGACAAAATCATAGATGATCTTGCCAAGCTGCTTGGTCAGGGATTGAAAGAAGACCCGCTTGACCGCGCTGTGCTGCGCAAGATTATCGCGGTCATAGACGCAAATCCCACCCTGCAAGACCTGTTCCGCACACGGGTGGACGAAACATCGGTGTCGGTATCCGGCTTGCTGGAAGCACGGCTGGGGTCCGATCTGGCGCTGGAGTCGCGGCTGCTGGCAGAACTGTCCACACATGCGCTGACCGAAGCCGTCAAAATGTGGGTCGTTGACGATACCATGACCATCGACAATATTACCGTCCTGATTGCCGCCAAATTGCGCAGCGTCGGCACACTTCTATGCCAAAGTGGCGCGCAGCCTGAGTGA